The DNA segment GGGTGAACCCAGCGTGCCTAGTCTGCGGGCATGTCATCGACTTTCGGAACGGTTTTCAGGATTCACACTTTCGGTGAATCCCATGGTGGGGGCGTGGGGGTGGTGATCGATGGTTGCCCTGCGAGGGTTCCGGTGGCGGTGGAGGACATCCAGAAGGAACTGGACCGGCGCAGGCCCGGGCAGTCGGAGATCGTGACGCCCCGGAAGGAGGCGGACGCGGCGGAGATTTTGTCGGGACTGCACGATGGGGTGACCCTGGGGACGCCGATTTCCATCGTGGTGCGGAACACGGACCAACGGCCGGGTGCCTATGACGAAATGGCGGTGAAATACCGGCCCAGCCACGCGGACTACACCTATGACGCGAAGTATGGCATCCGCGCCCCTTCCGGTGGCGGGCGTGCCTCCGCGCGGGAGACCATCGGCCGTGTGGCAGCCGCCGCCGTGGCGAAGCAGGTGCTCGACCAGCTCCATCCCGGCATCGAGGTGCTGGCATGGGTGAAGACCGTCCAGCATCTGGAGGCAAACGTGGACCCGGAGACCGTGACCGCGGAAACCATCGAGGGGAACATCGTGCGGACCGGGGATCCGGAAATGGTCCAGCCGATGATCGACCACATCAAGGAAGTGCGCGGGGAGGGGAACTCCGTCGGCGGCATCGTGGAGT comes from the Luteolibacter sp. SL250 genome and includes:
- the aroC gene encoding chorismate synthase, encoding MSSTFGTVFRIHTFGESHGGGVGVVIDGCPARVPVAVEDIQKELDRRRPGQSEIVTPRKEADAAEILSGLHDGVTLGTPISIVVRNTDQRPGAYDEMAVKYRPSHADYTYDAKYGIRAPSGGGRASARETIGRVAAAAVAKQVLDQLHPGIEVLAWVKTVQHLEANVDPETVTAETIEGNIVRTGDPEMVQPMIDHIKEVRGEGNSVGGIVECVIRGVPPGLGEPIFDKLEADLAKAMLSLPATKGFEIGSGFSGTLLTGREHNDAFRNIDGKIRTTTNRSGGVQGGISNGENIVFRVAFKPTATIMTSQETVTSGGENTELSGKGRHDACVLPRAVPIVEAMATLVITDHLLRQRAGGAR